A single Thermosynechococcus vestitus BP-1 DNA region contains:
- a CDS encoding PD-(D/E)XK nuclease family protein, with protein sequence MELSQAHLHTLQTCPRRYQYRYLESLMLPEARQLTQTAAQKRGRDFHRLLQQHFQGLDVSPILEVQPELKSWFAAFQATPPPMIDGQGEAEHARSLGWQEFTLVGIYDYVIFGQGQAQILDWKTHAHPPAPETLIHHWQTRLYCYLLAATSPYSPSQISMTYWFPRGEKGPSSYTFSYSQAMHQETHQVLGQCLNQLRQWLRAYEQGQDLPQVPEAERAQYCDGCPFWERCQPSSVSMLDPFLAVFKDLGVTCQVQINNRRQAT encoded by the coding sequence ATGGAACTTTCCCAAGCCCATCTGCACACCCTGCAAACCTGCCCACGGCGATATCAGTACCGCTATCTTGAGAGCTTGATGCTGCCAGAGGCTAGACAGTTGACCCAAACGGCAGCCCAAAAGCGCGGTCGCGACTTCCACCGCTTGCTGCAACAACATTTTCAAGGACTCGATGTCAGCCCTATTCTTGAGGTTCAGCCCGAATTAAAATCATGGTTTGCCGCCTTTCAAGCAACCCCACCACCCATGATTGACGGCCAAGGGGAAGCAGAACATGCGCGCAGTCTGGGCTGGCAGGAGTTTACCCTTGTGGGCATTTATGACTACGTGATTTTTGGCCAAGGGCAAGCACAAATCCTCGACTGGAAAACCCATGCCCACCCACCTGCCCCAGAAACCCTCATCCACCATTGGCAGACTCGCCTTTACTGTTATCTTTTAGCTGCCACTAGTCCCTACTCCCCCAGCCAGATTTCCATGACCTACTGGTTTCCCCGAGGGGAAAAGGGGCCAAGTTCCTATACCTTTTCCTACAGTCAGGCAATGCATCAGGAAACCCACCAGGTGCTGGGGCAGTGTCTTAATCAACTGCGCCAATGGCTGCGAGCCTATGAACAGGGGCAAGACTTACCGCAGGTGCCCGAAGCGGAGAGGGCGCAATACTGCGATGGCTGCCCCTTTTGGGAGCGCTGCCAGCCCAGCTCTGTTTCAATGCTTGATCCGTTCCTAGCCGTGTTCAAAGACTTGGGTGTAACCTGCCAAGTCCAGATCAACAATCGCAGGCAGGCAACTTAG
- the metE gene encoding 5-methyltetrahydropteroyltriglutamate--homocysteine S-methyltransferase — protein sequence MTIQTATLGYPRIGKNRELKKALEAFWSNQLDAEALLKTAQDIELQNWQKQLEVGIDRIGIGDLSLYDSVLDWSIRFGIIPERYRSFTGLEQYFAMARGKDGIPALEMTKWFDTNYHYLVPEISEAFQPTDFSDFLETVRRAQTLLGDRAVPIVLGPLTLLRLSRLETNLEQAVSYLRDRYLILLRELKNLGVVEVQIHEPALVLEEADSFKSFYQSTFDTLRQANLPLHLVTYFDDLGAAWPWVMELPVTCISLDFTRGHNLALLKEYGFPADKQLGVGIIDGRNIWKIRPESVLSTLETIQSITANIRLHPSSSLQFVPYDAKREVKLPEPLRDVLSFAEQKLDEVVLLARVLNSNDGTNREILMKNPELTAIQAQWKAFEQFSPVNPTVQARLRNLSVRDLERPLPYEQRRTLQPTLPPLPTTTIGSFPQTAEVRQLRVKLKRHEITQAEYEAAIDEEIAKCVRLQEEVGLDVLVHGEFERSDMVEFFGQQLSGFAFTEHGWVQSYGSRCVRPPIIYGDIARPQPMTVREFKVAQSLTDKIVKAMLTGPVTMINWSFTRTDIPRSEQAMQIALALRDEVADLEAAGAKMIQIDEPALREGLPLKAERWNEYLSWAVDAFRLAAGVAKPETQIHTHMCYSEFGDIIEHIERLDADVLSIENSRSNNETLFQITDAGYRHQVGVGVYDVHSPAVPSVEQLVQQLRTSVANLAPEQIWVNPDCGLKTRHWEEVIPSLKNMVEATKTIRQEVMQSKNNA from the coding sequence ATGACCATTCAAACCGCAACCCTAGGGTATCCCCGTATTGGCAAAAACCGTGAGTTAAAAAAGGCACTAGAAGCCTTTTGGAGCAACCAACTGGACGCAGAAGCTTTGCTCAAAACAGCTCAGGACATTGAATTACAGAATTGGCAAAAGCAGCTTGAGGTCGGCATTGATCGTATCGGTATTGGTGATTTGAGTCTTTACGATTCTGTTTTAGATTGGAGCATCCGGTTTGGCATCATTCCAGAGCGGTACCGCTCTTTTACAGGTCTGGAGCAATACTTTGCAATGGCAAGAGGCAAGGATGGTATTCCAGCCCTTGAGATGACTAAGTGGTTTGATACGAACTATCACTATTTAGTACCTGAAATTAGTGAGGCTTTTCAACCAACTGACTTTAGTGATTTCCTAGAAACTGTTCGCCGTGCTCAAACCCTCTTGGGCGATCGCGCCGTTCCAATCGTGCTGGGACCTCTCACTCTCCTACGGCTCAGTCGGCTAGAGACGAACCTAGAGCAAGCTGTTTCCTACTTGCGCGATCGCTATCTCATCCTGTTAAGGGAACTGAAAAATCTGGGTGTGGTTGAAGTGCAAATACACGAACCCGCCTTGGTCCTAGAAGAGGCTGATAGCTTTAAGAGCTTCTATCAATCAACATTTGATACACTGCGTCAAGCTAACCTACCCCTTCATCTTGTCACCTACTTTGATGACCTAGGGGCAGCCTGGCCGTGGGTGATGGAGTTACCTGTGACATGCATCAGTTTAGACTTTACCCGTGGGCACAACCTAGCCCTGCTGAAAGAGTATGGCTTCCCAGCAGATAAGCAGTTGGGGGTAGGAATTATTGATGGCCGCAATATTTGGAAAATTCGGCCTGAATCCGTGTTGTCAACCTTGGAAACGATTCAAAGCATCACCGCCAATATTCGTCTACATCCCTCATCTTCCCTACAATTTGTGCCCTATGATGCAAAGCGAGAGGTCAAGCTACCAGAGCCTTTGCGAGATGTCTTGAGTTTTGCTGAGCAAAAGCTGGATGAGGTAGTCCTCTTGGCTCGGGTGCTCAATAGCAATGATGGAACCAATCGCGAAATCTTAATGAAAAACCCCGAATTGACAGCCATACAAGCCCAATGGAAAGCCTTTGAGCAATTTAGCCCTGTCAATCCAACGGTACAGGCGCGGCTTCGCAATCTGAGTGTGCGTGATTTAGAGCGCCCGCTGCCTTACGAGCAACGTCGAACCCTCCAGCCAACTCTACCGCCCTTGCCAACGACAACGATTGGATCATTTCCTCAAACTGCCGAGGTCAGGCAACTGCGGGTGAAGTTAAAACGGCATGAAATCACCCAAGCCGAGTATGAAGCAGCAATCGATGAGGAAATTGCCAAGTGCGTCCGGTTACAGGAGGAAGTGGGCCTAGATGTGTTGGTGCACGGTGAGTTTGAGCGCTCCGATATGGTCGAGTTCTTTGGCCAGCAGCTCTCTGGATTTGCCTTTACAGAACACGGTTGGGTGCAAAGCTATGGCAGCCGCTGTGTACGTCCACCAATTATTTATGGTGACATTGCCCGCCCTCAGCCGATGACCGTTCGCGAGTTTAAGGTGGCACAATCCCTCACCGACAAAATTGTTAAGGCCATGCTGACTGGACCTGTCACTATGATTAACTGGTCATTTACCCGCACTGACATTCCTCGCAGTGAACAGGCAATGCAGATTGCCCTTGCTTTGCGAGATGAAGTTGCAGATTTGGAAGCAGCCGGTGCAAAAATGATACAGATTGATGAACCGGCCCTACGGGAGGGGCTACCCCTGAAAGCAGAACGCTGGAATGAGTATTTATCTTGGGCTGTGGATGCGTTTCGGTTAGCTGCTGGCGTTGCCAAGCCTGAGACCCAAATTCACACCCACATGTGCTACTCCGAGTTTGGTGACATCATTGAGCACATCGAGCGGCTCGATGCGGATGTATTGTCAATTGAAAATAGCCGCAGCAACAATGAGACCCTCTTTCAAATTACAGATGCCGGTTACAGACATCAAGTCGGCGTTGGTGTTTATGATGTCCACAGTCCGGCGGTGCCCAGTGTTGAGCAGCTTGTGCAACAGCTCCGAACTTCAGTTGCAAATTTAGCCCCTGAACAGATTTGGGTCAACCCTGATTGTGGATTAAAGACTCGCCACTGGGAGGAAGTTATCCCATCCTTGAAAAATATGGTAGAAGCCACCAAAACTATCCGGCAAGAGGTAATGCAATCTAAAAATAACGCCTAG
- the deoC gene encoding deoxyribose-phosphate aldolase produces MTEHDLFDLAPYIDHTQLDPLATRADIERCCGEAEQWKFAAVCVMPVWVKTAVQLLHRTPVKVCTVIGFPSGAHTSSTKLYEAQEAVDSGATELDVVINLGWLKEGNSEAVYRDIAQICAETGVTVKAILETTVLTEEEKQLAVDICLDAGVAFLKTSTGWRGGATVADVRLLKRLSRDRVGIKASGGIRTREQALELINAGATRLGTSRSLDLMQV; encoded by the coding sequence ATGACAGAGCATGATTTGTTTGACCTTGCGCCCTACATTGATCATACCCAGTTGGACCCCTTGGCAACCAGAGCGGATATTGAACGTTGCTGTGGGGAGGCCGAGCAGTGGAAGTTTGCTGCTGTCTGTGTGATGCCCGTATGGGTCAAGACGGCAGTCCAGTTACTCCATCGCACACCTGTGAAAGTCTGTACTGTCATTGGCTTTCCCAGTGGTGCCCACACCAGTTCGACCAAACTCTATGAGGCCCAAGAGGCGGTTGACAGTGGCGCAACCGAATTGGATGTGGTGATTAATTTGGGTTGGCTGAAGGAGGGCAACTCCGAAGCTGTCTATCGCGATATTGCCCAAATCTGTGCTGAAACGGGGGTGACGGTCAAGGCAATTTTAGAAACCACGGTGCTCACGGAGGAAGAAAAACAACTGGCGGTGGATATTTGCTTGGATGCTGGCGTGGCCTTCTTGAAAACCAGTACCGGTTGGCGCGGTGGGGCAACGGTTGCCGATGTGCGTCTGCTGAAGCGCCTGAGTCGCGATCGCGTGGGCATCAAAGCCTCTGGCGGCATTCGTACCCGTGAGCAAGCCCTTGAACTCATCAATGCCGGTGCCACGCGCTTGGGCACCTCCCGCAGTCTCGACTTGATGCAAGTCTAG
- a CDS encoding DUF2237 family protein has protein sequence MMTTMNVLGTPLECCCQNPLTGFYRDGFCRTGAGDVGAHVVCAQMTAEFLTFTRSRGNDLSTPVPAYQFPGLKPGDRWCLCASRWREALEAGVAPPVILEATHASALEYVSLEDLKAHALGGNQQR, from the coding sequence ATGATGACGACAATGAATGTGTTGGGAACACCCTTAGAGTGCTGCTGTCAAAATCCGCTCACAGGATTCTATCGGGATGGCTTTTGTCGGACCGGGGCAGGGGATGTCGGTGCCCATGTGGTCTGTGCGCAAATGACGGCAGAATTTCTCACGTTTACCCGTTCGCGGGGCAATGATCTTTCGACCCCTGTGCCCGCCTATCAATTTCCGGGGTTGAAACCGGGCGATCGCTGGTGTCTGTGTGCCTCCCGTTGGCGTGAAGCCCTTGAAGCAGGCGTTGCTCCCCCTGTGATTCTAGAGGCCACCCATGCCAGTGCCCTTGAGTATGTCTCCCTAGAGGATTTGAAAGCCCACGCCCTCGGTGGTAACCAGCAACGGTGA
- a CDS encoding ribonuclease H-like domain-containing protein has protein sequence MDLDFPLECFDYDLSPTALAHFLNADQLAVDTETMGLNIPRDRLCLVQVCDPEGQVAVVKIGRGQKEAPHLQQLLEHPRITKIFHYARFDLATLRYHLGIRVHPVFCTKIASKIARTYSPRHGLKDLVLDLLGVEIDKSAQSSDWGNATALREDQLRYAANDVRYLIPLRQQLTAMLKREERFELVQTALSCLPAIVDLDLAGYTQVFEHG, from the coding sequence ATGGATCTAGACTTTCCCCTTGAGTGCTTTGACTACGATTTGAGTCCCACCGCCTTGGCGCACTTTCTCAATGCCGATCAGTTGGCTGTGGATACGGAAACCATGGGCTTGAATATCCCCCGCGATCGCCTGTGCTTAGTGCAGGTGTGTGACCCCGAGGGGCAAGTGGCAGTGGTCAAGATTGGCCGGGGACAAAAAGAAGCACCCCATCTTCAGCAACTCCTAGAGCACCCCCGCATTACCAAAATCTTCCACTATGCTCGCTTTGATCTGGCCACATTGCGCTACCACTTGGGTATCCGTGTTCATCCTGTCTTCTGCACCAAAATTGCCAGCAAGATTGCTCGTACCTATTCACCCCGCCATGGCCTTAAGGATTTGGTTTTGGATTTGCTGGGGGTGGAAATTGATAAATCGGCCCAAAGCTCTGACTGGGGTAATGCCACGGCACTGCGGGAAGATCAATTGCGTTATGCCGCCAATGATGTGCGCTATCTCATTCCCCTGCGGCAGCAACTAACGGCAATGTTAAAACGGGAAGAACGCTTTGAGTTAGTGCAAACGGCCCTAAGTTGCCTGCCTGCGATTGTTGATCTGGACTTGGCAGGTTACACCCAAGTCTTTGAACACGGCTAG
- a CDS encoding zinc metalloprotease HtpX, with translation MPNPESDFRLDPRYVAGLAAFNRGDYQLAIAAFKAVIASHGQRREGLKAHLHLIKAYAYTHQWQEAIELCQLLARSPVVPIRTWAQKHLPELERYMDEEPTSPHLVFVMARSANPPVELRRVPRIYLWLSQGATLLLIAWLLQGLLQGVIAAILSYGNDQLALLRSWEGVMAWFLVGCLGLGLLSGGSWLWSWRLRTRYGLRPVRLGELEEYSPETVRLLERLPWSGWQPRPQIGCLMTAAPVIFSYGRWQRRIIVSEGLLRSLSGEELLALMATEIAQLRLGLNTLVTPLVLLLQLPYDVYCWCSRWGDRYAPPYRCRWQQGLLRGTVYGLCALLSQGSYLLFRGLELLCFWSNQLRQSYSDRQAAALVGNPNTLVMAWLRLMEVTARTLRAQGEIGAPLESLRLLLPLNPTQAALWGDQPLDWPALIRWDTAHPLRYWFRLTSSHRPLGLRLQALMTYARQWRLEPLLSLPSVSSPRCPRAWQQLAPFWGAIAGLFVALLLTGIGQFALRLGPVALPFWWLADGLTLARGFIAIGIGLGLFLRFNAYYPLRQGQTYTLAQLLHSPSALPLDSTTVELKGRLWAAKGLRNGLGQHLWLETDHGWFPLRCYGSWGPIWPILEPAYLKTLWGRSLLIRGWFRRGTVPFVEVQEWHSPDQGQKRLWAAPYWAIATATLWILYGIMTLLGWI, from the coding sequence ATGCCCAACCCAGAATCTGATTTTCGACTAGATCCTCGCTATGTTGCGGGTTTGGCTGCCTTTAATCGCGGCGATTATCAACTGGCGATCGCCGCCTTCAAAGCAGTCATTGCCAGCCACGGTCAACGCCGCGAGGGTCTAAAGGCTCACCTGCACCTGATTAAAGCCTATGCCTACACCCATCAATGGCAGGAGGCCATTGAACTGTGTCAACTCTTGGCGCGATCGCCCGTGGTACCGATTCGGACTTGGGCACAAAAACACCTACCAGAGCTAGAACGCTACATGGATGAGGAACCGACTTCCCCCCATCTTGTATTTGTTATGGCAAGAAGTGCTAATCCACCTGTGGAACTGCGACGAGTGCCTCGCATCTATCTCTGGCTGAGCCAGGGGGCAACCCTGCTCCTCATTGCTTGGCTGCTCCAAGGGCTGCTCCAGGGGGTGATTGCGGCTATCCTCAGCTATGGCAATGATCAACTAGCTCTCCTGCGGAGCTGGGAAGGGGTGATGGCATGGTTTTTGGTGGGTTGCTTGGGGCTGGGGCTGCTCAGTGGGGGCAGTTGGCTGTGGTCGTGGCGATTGCGTACCCGTTATGGTCTGCGTCCTGTTCGTCTTGGAGAACTTGAGGAGTATAGTCCCGAAACGGTGAGGCTCTTGGAGCGTTTGCCGTGGTCAGGGTGGCAACCCCGTCCCCAAATCGGCTGTCTGATGACGGCAGCACCTGTGATTTTTAGCTATGGACGTTGGCAGCGGCGAATTATTGTCAGCGAAGGTCTATTGCGATCGCTCTCTGGGGAGGAACTGCTGGCTCTAATGGCCACTGAAATTGCCCAACTGCGGCTGGGGCTAAATACGCTAGTCACGCCTCTTGTCCTGCTGTTGCAACTGCCCTATGACGTTTACTGTTGGTGTAGCCGTTGGGGGGATCGCTATGCACCTCCCTACCGCTGCCGGTGGCAACAAGGACTCCTTCGGGGAACGGTTTATGGCCTGTGTGCCCTCCTGAGTCAGGGGAGTTATCTCCTGTTTCGGGGGCTAGAACTGCTCTGCTTCTGGAGCAATCAACTGCGGCAGTCCTATAGCGATCGCCAAGCCGCCGCCTTAGTGGGGAATCCCAATACCCTTGTGATGGCTTGGTTGCGCCTCATGGAAGTCACAGCAAGGACCCTGCGTGCCCAAGGAGAGATCGGTGCTCCCCTAGAATCCCTGCGCCTGCTTCTGCCTCTCAACCCCACCCAAGCTGCCCTGTGGGGAGATCAACCCCTCGATTGGCCGGCGCTGATCCGGTGGGATACCGCCCATCCTCTGCGGTATTGGTTTCGCTTGACCTCCTCCCATCGTCCCCTGGGACTGCGCCTGCAAGCCCTGATGACCTATGCGCGGCAATGGCGACTGGAGCCGCTGCTTTCCCTGCCCTCTGTCTCCTCTCCTCGCTGTCCACGGGCTTGGCAACAACTCGCTCCCTTCTGGGGAGCGATCGCCGGCCTTTTTGTTGCCCTCCTACTCACAGGTATTGGCCAATTTGCCCTGCGGCTGGGGCCGGTCGCATTGCCCTTTTGGTGGTTAGCCGATGGGTTGACGCTGGCCCGCGGCTTCATTGCCATTGGTATCGGTTTAGGTTTATTTCTGCGGTTCAATGCCTACTACCCCCTGCGGCAAGGGCAAACCTACACCCTTGCTCAACTCCTCCACTCTCCCTCGGCCCTGCCCCTCGACAGTACCACCGTGGAGCTGAAGGGGAGGTTGTGGGCAGCGAAGGGCTTGCGCAATGGCCTCGGACAGCACCTGTGGCTGGAGACGGATCATGGCTGGTTTCCGCTGCGCTGCTATGGGAGTTGGGGGCCGATTTGGCCAATCCTTGAGCCAGCCTATCTCAAAACTTTGTGGGGGCGATCGCTCCTGATTCGCGGTTGGTTTCGCCGGGGTACTGTGCCCTTTGTGGAAGTCCAAGAGTGGCACTCCCCAGACCAAGGACAAAAACGATTGTGGGCAGCCCCCTATTGGGCGATCGCCACTGCCACACTGTGGATCCTCTACGGCATCATGACACTATTGGGTTGGATCTAG
- the clpS gene encoding ATP-dependent Clp protease adapter ClpS: MPSVVPQERQQVTRKHYPNYKVIVLNDDFNTFQHVAACLMKYIPNMTSDRAWELTNQVHYEGQAIVWVGPQEQAELYHEQLLRAGLTMAPLEPE, from the coding sequence ATGCCTAGTGTTGTTCCTCAAGAACGGCAACAGGTTACTCGCAAACACTACCCCAACTACAAAGTCATTGTCCTTAACGATGACTTCAATACCTTTCAGCACGTGGCTGCCTGTTTGATGAAATACATTCCCAACATGACTAGCGATCGCGCTTGGGAATTAACGAATCAAGTCCATTACGAAGGCCAAGCCATTGTTTGGGTAGGTCCCCAAGAACAGGCAGAACTGTACCATGAGCAGCTTTTGCGCGCGGGTCTGACAATGGCGCCCCTCGAACCCGAATGA
- a CDS encoding TldD/PmbA family protein translates to MTVTLIPASTLHQRVATIARRLGIEKFDLGGSHVDEVSVQVQQGEPKQVKASQRSGITVRVWNSAGRLGVASTTQLDDCGLETALEMAKEASAFGVTEDIPDFSPLATAPLGEPTVTTPDVPLAAAKTLLDQLIAAERELLSRHPAIASVPYNGLSQRRVERFYLNSEGANRQQTTTTTTLYLYSKTDEAGRKPRSAGAIRMSPDLEHLDIAGCIDEVADKTIRHLAYEPIASGQYPVLFSPAAFLSLLNAFSNLFNAQNILDRQSLSTPESLHQAIASPLLSIYDDARHPENVGQPLFDGEGTPTRRTPLIEQGVLTGLYHSAGTARRFQTQPTGHANLGAKVTVSGHFYDVPAGEGGDRPDGLVWIDELHALHAGVKALQGSFSLPFDGWLLRNGEAISIEAATVAGDIRSLLKNIRHLGTEVEVTPYGCGPQVWVSPLAITGE, encoded by the coding sequence ATGACGGTAACCTTGATCCCTGCATCCACCCTTCACCAGCGAGTCGCTACGATCGCCCGCCGCCTTGGTATTGAGAAGTTTGACCTGGGTGGCTCCCATGTGGATGAAGTGAGTGTGCAAGTGCAGCAGGGAGAACCCAAACAGGTGAAGGCCTCCCAGCGATCGGGGATTACCGTGCGGGTGTGGAACTCAGCAGGTCGCTTAGGGGTAGCCAGCACCACCCAATTGGACGATTGCGGTCTGGAAACAGCCCTAGAAATGGCAAAAGAGGCCAGTGCCTTTGGGGTGACAGAGGACATCCCCGACTTTAGCCCCCTGGCCACTGCACCCCTTGGCGAACCAACGGTAACGACACCCGATGTGCCCCTTGCTGCGGCAAAAACCCTCTTGGATCAATTAATTGCTGCGGAGCGAGAACTGCTGAGCCGACATCCGGCGATCGCCAGTGTCCCCTACAACGGCCTCAGTCAGCGGCGCGTCGAACGGTTTTATCTCAACAGTGAGGGCGCCAATCGCCAGCAAACCACCACCACCACCACCCTCTACCTCTACAGCAAAACCGATGAGGCGGGTCGCAAACCCCGCAGTGCGGGTGCCATTCGCATGAGTCCGGACCTTGAACATTTAGATATTGCCGGCTGCATTGATGAGGTGGCCGACAAAACCATCCGCCATCTGGCCTATGAACCCATTGCTTCGGGGCAGTACCCGGTACTTTTTTCGCCCGCCGCCTTCCTCAGCTTGCTCAACGCCTTTAGCAATCTCTTTAATGCCCAAAACATTTTGGATCGCCAGAGCCTCTCCACGCCGGAGTCCCTGCATCAGGCGATCGCCAGCCCCCTTCTGAGCATCTATGATGACGCTCGCCACCCTGAAAATGTCGGTCAACCCCTTTTTGATGGCGAAGGCACACCCACCCGCCGCACCCCTTTAATTGAACAGGGGGTTCTCACAGGTCTCTACCACAGTGCCGGTACCGCCCGCCGCTTTCAAACCCAACCCACAGGGCATGCCAACTTGGGGGCAAAGGTGACGGTGAGTGGTCACTTCTACGATGTGCCCGCGGGTGAAGGGGGCGATCGCCCCGATGGCCTTGTCTGGATTGATGAACTTCATGCCCTGCACGCTGGTGTGAAAGCGCTCCAAGGCTCATTTTCCTTGCCCTTTGACGGTTGGCTCTTGCGCAACGGCGAAGCCATTAGTATTGAAGCAGCCACCGTGGCTGGAGACATTCGCAGCCTGCTGAAAAATATCCGCCACCTAGGCACTGAGGTGGAAGTCACCCCCTACGGCTGTGGCCCGCAAGTATGGGTGAGTCCCCTTGCCATTACCGGTGAATAG
- a CDS encoding Ycf51 family protein: MLTPTDFATYSRWAGIATLVMTGLTALAFMFRWGVRFRFVGISGFLGVVTVGLFALSIVPIVHSPVPGAGKYTLVYDNGATQAVITVPADIDPSTLKATLVQAANDLFSLGRLGRGGDRLTVIARTIQHPQPGVSEPVILGVATRSLSDRADTNVTVQLLQN; the protein is encoded by the coding sequence GTGCTAACCCCCACCGATTTTGCCACCTATAGCCGCTGGGCAGGCATTGCCACCCTTGTCATGACCGGCTTGACTGCACTCGCTTTTATGTTTCGCTGGGGTGTGCGCTTTCGCTTTGTCGGTATTAGTGGGTTTCTTGGTGTTGTGACGGTGGGGCTCTTTGCCCTGAGTATTGTGCCGATTGTTCACTCCCCAGTGCCTGGTGCCGGCAAATACACCCTCGTCTATGACAATGGCGCCACTCAAGCGGTCATCACTGTTCCTGCCGACATTGACCCCAGTACCCTTAAAGCAACGCTCGTACAAGCAGCCAATGATTTATTTTCCTTGGGACGGCTCGGCCGAGGGGGCGATCGCTTGACCGTGATTGCCCGTACTATCCAACATCCTCAACCGGGGGTCAGTGAGCCGGTCATTTTAGGGGTGGCCACGCGTTCGTTGAGCGATCGCGCCGATACAAATGTAACGGTTCAGCTGCTACAAAATTAG
- a CDS encoding diflavin flavoprotein gives MAVTITKRPPRLTLQVLDIAPETTAIRCLDWDRDRFDIEFALENGTTYNSFLIKGERIALVDTSHAKFGDRYLEQLWQLVNPSDLDYLIVSHTEPDHSGLVKDVLVKAPHVTVVASKVALQFLGDLIHQPFTQQQVKNGDRLDLGKGHVLEFVMAPNLHWPDTILTFDHGTQTLFTCDVFGAHFCNDDPFDSEPELLAPDFKFYYDCLMGPNARSVLSAFKRLESLPPVQLVATGHGPLLRHHLDQWLESYRNWSQEQAKAATTVAIFYAANYGYSNALAEAIERGTAKTGVVVEKMDLLTAEPQDIRELTEIAAGIIIGTPPTTAVAKTALSTIRAAAHAKQAIGVFESGVADAEPAYPLLNQFRDAGLVPSFPVIRVTAAPTDALFQEAEEAGTDMGQWLLRDRTVKQMKALDTDLDKALGRLSGGLYIITAQKGAINSAMLASWVAQASTEPLGVSIAVAKDRAIESFLHVGDTFVLNVLEAENYQPLMRHFLKRFPPGADRFAHVKTYPASNGSPILADALAYMECTVVSRLDAHDHWIVYSTVDSGRVSKPDGMTAVHHRKVGNHY, from the coding sequence ATGGCCGTCACTATCACCAAACGTCCACCCCGCTTAACGCTTCAGGTGCTGGACATTGCCCCCGAGACGACGGCAATTCGTTGCCTAGATTGGGATCGCGATCGCTTTGATATTGAGTTTGCCCTTGAAAACGGCACCACCTATAACTCGTTTCTAATCAAGGGTGAACGCATTGCCCTTGTGGACACTTCCCATGCCAAATTTGGCGATCGCTACCTCGAGCAACTCTGGCAACTCGTGAACCCCAGTGACTTGGACTATCTTATCGTCAGCCACACCGAACCCGATCACAGTGGCCTCGTCAAGGACGTATTAGTCAAAGCCCCCCATGTAACCGTGGTGGCCTCGAAGGTGGCATTGCAGTTTCTTGGGGATTTGATCCATCAGCCCTTTACTCAGCAGCAGGTGAAAAATGGCGATCGCCTTGATTTAGGGAAGGGGCATGTTCTTGAGTTTGTCATGGCACCGAATCTCCACTGGCCAGACACCATCCTCACATTTGATCACGGCACCCAGACGCTCTTTACCTGTGATGTCTTTGGTGCTCACTTCTGCAACGATGATCCCTTTGACAGCGAGCCAGAACTGCTGGCGCCGGACTTCAAATTCTACTACGACTGTCTCATGGGGCCCAATGCCCGCTCTGTTCTCTCCGCCTTCAAGCGCCTAGAATCCCTGCCGCCGGTGCAGCTTGTTGCCACCGGTCACGGTCCGCTGTTGCGCCATCATTTGGATCAATGGCTTGAGTCCTACCGCAATTGGAGCCAAGAGCAGGCTAAGGCCGCCACAACCGTGGCCATTTTCTATGCTGCCAACTATGGCTATAGCAATGCCTTGGCAGAGGCCATTGAACGGGGTACCGCCAAAACAGGGGTGGTGGTTGAAAAAATGGATCTGCTCACGGCTGAACCTCAAGATATTCGTGAACTGACAGAGATTGCCGCTGGGATTATTATCGGCACCCCACCGACGACCGCCGTAGCTAAAACAGCTCTGAGTACAATTCGCGCTGCTGCCCATGCCAAGCAGGCCATTGGGGTCTTTGAAAGTGGCGTGGCCGATGCTGAACCTGCCTATCCGCTGCTGAACCAGTTTCGGGATGCTGGTCTTGTGCCCTCATTTCCAGTCATTCGGGTAACCGCCGCCCCCACTGATGCCCTATTTCAAGAGGCAGAAGAAGCGGGCACTGACATGGGGCAATGGCTGTTGCGCGATCGCACCGTCAAGCAGATGAAGGCCTTGGATACCGACTTAGATAAAGCCCTTGGGCGACTCAGTGGCGGCCTGTACATTATTACGGCGCAAAAGGGGGCCATTAATAGTGCCATGTTGGCCTCTTGGGTAGCACAGGCCAGTACCGAACCCCTTGGGGTTTCGATTGCGGTGGCTAAAGATCGGGCCATTGAGTCTTTCCTCCACGTCGGGGATACCTTTGTCCTCAATGTGCTTGAGGCGGAGAATTATCAGCCCCTGATGCGCCACTTCCTGAAGCGATTTCCGCCGGGGGCTGATCGCTTTGCCCATGTGAAAACCTATCCCGCCAGTAATGGCAGTCCAATTTTGGCCGACGCCCTTGCCTATATGGAATGCACTGTTGTCAGTCGTCTGGATGCCCACGATCACTGGATTGTCTATAGCACCGTTGACAGTGGCCGGGTTTCCAAGCCCGATGGCATGACCGCTGTTCACCATCGCAAAGTGGGGAACCACTACTAA